Proteins from a single region of Butyrivibrio fibrisolvens:
- the dusB gene encoding tRNA dihydrouridine synthase DusB, producing the protein MKYYHELQIGSVTIPNNIILGPMAGVSDLPFRLLCHEQGAGLVCMEMVSGKAITYKNKKTGDLMEIHEGEHPVSLQLFGSEPDTLAKAAEMISGRPFDILDINMGCPVPKVVSNGEGSALMKNPSLIEELVRSVKSVTDRPVTVKIRKGFTDKRVNAVECALAAQAGGADAVAVHGRTREQYYSGKADWSIIAKVKEALDIPVIGNGDIVDSESAKRMIDETGCDGIMVARAAQGNPWIFREIAAGLKGEEIPDRPTKHEVYDMIMRHADLQLQYKGEYIGIREMRKHVSWYTTGYPNSAKLRDAVNAMEDMDSLRKACRDVFLAE; encoded by the coding sequence ATGAAATATTATCACGAGCTGCAGATTGGCAGCGTAACGATTCCTAATAATATAATCCTTGGCCCTATGGCAGGTGTTTCAGACCTGCCATTTCGTTTGCTTTGCCATGAGCAGGGGGCTGGTCTTGTGTGTATGGAAATGGTGTCAGGTAAGGCCATTACATACAAGAACAAGAAAACAGGGGACCTTATGGAAATCCATGAAGGTGAGCATCCTGTATCACTCCAGCTTTTTGGTTCGGAACCTGATACGCTTGCTAAGGCAGCAGAGATGATATCTGGCAGGCCTTTTGACATTCTTGATATCAATATGGGATGTCCTGTTCCCAAGGTTGTATCTAATGGAGAAGGTTCTGCTCTTATGAAGAATCCTTCATTAATAGAAGAGCTTGTCAGAAGTGTAAAAAGCGTAACGGATCGTCCTGTAACTGTTAAGATACGAAAAGGATTTACCGATAAACGTGTCAACGCAGTAGAGTGCGCACTTGCTGCCCAGGCAGGGGGTGCAGACGCGGTTGCTGTTCATGGTCGTACCAGAGAGCAGTATTATAGCGGTAAAGCTGACTGGAGCATCATTGCAAAAGTTAAAGAGGCGCTTGATATACCTGTTATAGGTAACGGTGATATCGTAGATTCTGAATCTGCAAAGAGGATGATCGATGAGACCGGATGCGATGGCATAATGGTTGCAAGAGCTGCTCAGGGTAATCCCTGGATATTCAGAGAGATAGCCGCAGGCCTTAAGGGAGAAGAGATTCCTGATCGTCCAACCAAACATGAAGTATATGATATGATCATGAGACATGCGGACCTTCAGCTTCAGTACAAGGGTGAGTATATCGGAATAAGAGAGATGCGAAAGCATGTTTCGTGGTATACGACAGGATATCCCAATTCCGCAAAGCTTCGCGATGCTGTTAATGCTATGGAAGATATGGACAGTCTTAGAAAAGCTTGCAGAGACGTCTTTTTAGCAGAATAA
- the greA gene encoding transcription elongation factor GreA codes for MDEKKILTYEGLKRYEDELENLKVVKRKEVAEKIKEAREQGDLSENAEYDAAKDEQRDIEARIEELEKILKNAEVVVEEEVDLDKISIGCKVKVKDMELDEEVVYKIVGSSEADSLKGKISNESPVGKALIGAKKNQTVKVETQVGVLKFKVLEIERPQIA; via the coding sequence ATGGATGAGAAGAAGATTTTAACTTACGAAGGCCTGAAGAGATACGAGGACGAGCTCGAGAATCTTAAGGTAGTTAAGAGAAAAGAAGTTGCAGAGAAGATCAAAGAAGCTCGTGAGCAGGGTGACCTTTCTGAGAACGCTGAGTATGATGCAGCTAAAGATGAGCAGCGTGATATCGAAGCTAGAATCGAAGAGCTTGAGAAGATTCTCAAAAATGCAGAAGTTGTAGTTGAAGAAGAAGTTGATCTTGATAAGATCTCCATCGGCTGCAAAGTCAAAGTTAAAGATATGGAGCTTGATGAAGAAGTTGTTTATAAGATTGTAGGATCTTCAGAAGCTGATTCACTTAAGGGTAAGATCTCTAACGAGTCTCCTGTTGGTAAGGCTCTTATCGGAGCTAAGAAGAACCAGACAGTTAAGGTTGAGACTCAGGTTGGCGTTCTCAAGTTCAAAGTTCTTGAGATCGAGCGCCCTCAGATCGCTTAA
- a CDS encoding methionyl aminopeptidase — protein MYTKIGSNEPCWCGSGKKYKKCHEQFDERIIGFELKGHEVPPRRIIKTKEQVEGIKASAKINIACLDRVAKEIHAGMSTEEIDHIVAETTREMGGIPAPLNYEGFPKSVCTSINDQVCHGIPSPHDILKDGDIINVDCSTILNGYYSDSSRMFCIGDVSPEKKKLVEVTKECVEIGIKMVKPWTFLGDMGNAVHQHALDNGYTVVREIGGHGCGIEFHEDPFVSFVSRPGTEMLMVPGMTFTIEPMVNMGTNRIFVDEENDWTVYTADHKPSAQWEVQVLVTEDGCEILTY, from the coding sequence ATGTACACAAAGATCGGTAGTAACGAACCCTGCTGGTGTGGCAGCGGCAAGAAGTACAAAAAGTGCCACGAGCAGTTTGATGAACGCATTATAGGGTTTGAGCTTAAAGGGCATGAAGTTCCACCCCGCAGGATCATCAAGACCAAAGAACAGGTAGAAGGCATAAAAGCAAGCGCCAAGATCAACATAGCTTGTCTTGACCGCGTGGCTAAAGAGATTCACGCAGGCATGTCAACTGAAGAGATAGATCATATAGTAGCAGAAACTACAAGGGAAATGGGCGGCATCCCGGCTCCTCTTAATTATGAAGGCTTCCCCAAGAGCGTATGTACCTCAATCAATGATCAGGTATGTCACGGAATCCCTTCACCACACGATATATTAAAAGACGGCGATATCATAAATGTAGACTGTTCTACTATCCTTAACGGATATTATTCAGATTCATCCAGAATGTTCTGCATTGGAGACGTATCTCCTGAGAAGAAAAAACTCGTTGAAGTTACCAAAGAATGTGTAGAGATCGGTATCAAGATGGTTAAGCCATGGACATTCCTGGGCGATATGGGCAATGCCGTACATCAGCATGCACTTGATAACGGATATACAGTTGTAAGAGAAATAGGCGGACATGGATGCGGTATAGAATTCCATGAAGATCCATTCGTAAGCTTCGTATCAAGACCCGGAACAGAGATGCTCATGGTACCCGGAATGACATTTACCATTGAGCCAATGGTAAACATGGGAACTAATCGCATCTTCGTTGATGAAGAAAATGACTGGACAGTATACACAGCTGACCACAAGCCTTCAGCTCAGTGGGAAGTACAGGTACTTGTTACAGAAGATGGCTGCGAGATTCTTACTTACTAA
- a CDS encoding biotin--[acetyl-CoA-carboxylase] ligase, with amino-acid sequence MQEMTEGKIKELLNTKWAGRNLYVKKETGSTNDDAKMAGLNGEAHGTLIVADEQTKGRGRNGRYWHTPKEKNVAMSLLLHPESDPAKAPMLTLVMGLALAQGIEKVCGQKVSIKWPNDIVLDKHKLCGILTEMYLHDGKCDVVIGVGINVNQEEFAPEIADMAGSLFTQTGKEYDRNEVIAQVMNAFEIDYDLFIENENLKLLKNDYEERLINKDKPVKVLDPNGEYQGTALGITDTGELIVEKEDGSRVVINSGEVSVRGLYGYV; translated from the coding sequence ATGCAGGAAATGACAGAAGGCAAGATTAAAGAATTGCTTAATACAAAGTGGGCAGGGCGAAATCTTTATGTGAAGAAGGAAACTGGGTCTACTAATGATGATGCAAAGATGGCAGGGCTTAATGGTGAAGCTCATGGGACACTTATTGTTGCAGATGAGCAGACTAAGGGGCGGGGGAGGAATGGAAGGTATTGGCATACGCCTAAAGAGAAGAATGTAGCTATGAGTCTTCTTTTGCATCCGGAGTCTGATCCTGCTAAGGCGCCTATGCTTACTCTTGTAATGGGGCTTGCACTTGCGCAGGGGATTGAGAAGGTTTGCGGGCAGAAGGTTTCTATTAAGTGGCCTAATGATATAGTTCTTGATAAGCATAAGTTGTGCGGTATACTTACGGAGATGTATCTGCATGATGGTAAGTGTGATGTTGTTATAGGTGTTGGGATCAATGTTAATCAGGAAGAGTTTGCACCTGAAATTGCAGACATGGCTGGGTCTCTTTTCACACAGACAGGTAAAGAGTATGATAGGAATGAGGTCATTGCTCAGGTCATGAATGCTTTTGAAATAGACTATGATCTTTTCATTGAGAATGAAAATCTGAAGCTTCTGAAAAATGACTATGAAGAGCGTCTCATTAATAAGGATAAACCGGTGAAAGTGCTTGATCCTAATGGTGAGTATCAGGGAACGGCGCTTGGTATAACGGACACGGGTGAACTTATTGTGGAAAAAGAGGATGGAAGCAGAGTCGTTATAAATTCAGGCGAAGTGTCTGTGCGTGGATTGTATGGGTATGTCTGA
- a CDS encoding DUF6608 family protein, which yields MTMKIIDRHNFLSVVCVSFTLIVCGKLLFEKMIGFTDRFYTENIFTCLGVCVLATFVLAMHYYLQRFPFIPVVIGQYIFLIGVIFALIWIAGNFTDMAPSAYKDMFISVTIPYVIGAAAYYISYFMQIKKANDIFSKLD from the coding sequence ATGACTATGAAGATAATAGACAGACATAATTTTTTATCTGTTGTATGTGTAAGCTTTACATTGATCGTATGCGGAAAGCTCCTTTTTGAGAAGATGATCGGATTTACGGATCGGTTTTATACTGAAAATATATTTACATGCCTTGGAGTATGCGTACTGGCTACATTTGTTCTGGCAATGCATTATTATCTCCAGCGCTTTCCTTTTATTCCCGTTGTGATAGGACAGTATATCTTCCTGATAGGAGTCATTTTTGCCCTGATATGGATTGCCGGCAACTTTACGGATATGGCTCCCTCTGCTTACAAGGATATGTTCATCTCAGTCACTATCCCTTATGTGATCGGAGCGGCTGCATATTATATAAGCTATTTCATGCAGATAAAAAAGGCTAATGATATTTTTTCAAAGCTTGATTAA
- a CDS encoding cation diffusion facilitator family transporter, whose translation MENSRDKVIIRTSIIGIIANVFLASFKAFVGIVSNSIAVTLDAVNNLSDALSSIITIIGTKLAGKLPNKKHPFGYGRIEYLSAMIVSGIVLYAGLTSLVESVKKIIHPEKADYSTVSLVIIVSAIIVKLILGRYVKSQGEKVNSESLIASGKDASFDALLSTSVLASAVIFRFTGVSLEAYVGALISVIIIKSGIEMMKDTLDEILGVRADKEMTQKIKNLIKQEPEVRGAYDLIMYNYGPDNNQATVHIEVPDTMTVDKLDELTRRLEKKVMKETGVYLVGVGVYSYNTGDNEASKLRNAISEKVLAYDFTVQMHGFYVDFETKEVRFDVVLSFAIEPEKALEIINKDLKETFPECTFQIAADIDVSD comes from the coding sequence ATGGAAAATAGTAGAGATAAAGTTATTATAAGAACCAGTATCATAGGCATCATCGCAAATGTATTCCTTGCTTCTTTCAAAGCATTTGTCGGTATAGTATCTAATTCTATAGCAGTAACTCTGGATGCGGTTAACAACCTTTCAGATGCGCTTTCATCCATAATTACGATCATTGGAACCAAGCTTGCAGGTAAGCTCCCTAACAAGAAGCACCCCTTTGGATACGGAAGAATAGAGTACCTTAGCGCTATGATCGTATCAGGTATCGTTCTTTATGCGGGTTTGACCTCACTTGTAGAGTCTGTAAAGAAGATAATACATCCCGAGAAGGCCGATTACAGCACAGTATCACTTGTGATCATCGTATCAGCTATCATTGTTAAACTCATTTTAGGAAGGTACGTCAAATCTCAGGGTGAAAAGGTTAATTCAGAATCCCTTATAGCATCTGGTAAAGATGCATCATTTGATGCTTTATTATCCACTTCAGTACTTGCTTCCGCAGTCATATTTCGTTTCACAGGAGTATCTTTAGAAGCGTATGTCGGAGCTCTCATCTCAGTTATCATCATTAAGTCAGGTATCGAAATGATGAAAGACACACTGGACGAGATCCTCGGCGTAAGAGCAGATAAGGAGATGACACAGAAGATCAAGAATCTTATCAAACAGGAGCCTGAAGTAAGAGGTGCGTACGACCTCATCATGTACAACTACGGCCCTGACAATAACCAGGCCACAGTCCATATCGAAGTCCCTGATACCATGACAGTTGATAAGCTTGATGAACTTACAAGACGTTTGGAAAAAAAGGTCATGAAAGAGACCGGGGTATATCTTGTCGGCGTAGGAGTATACTCCTACAATACAGGAGATAACGAAGCTTCAAAACTTCGTAATGCCATTTCAGAAAAAGTCCTTGCTTATGACTTTACCGTTCAGATGCATGGCTTTTATGTTGATTTTGAAACAAAAGAAGTTAGATTTGACGTAGTACTTAGCTTTGCCATCGAACCTGAGAAGGCACTTGAGATCATAAATAAAGATCTCAAAGAAACCTTCCCTGAATGCACATTCCAGATTGCGGCAGATATTGATGTATCTGACTGA
- a CDS encoding TIGR01212 family radical SAM protein (This family includes YhcC from E. coli K-12, an uncharacterized radical SAM protein.), translated as MNINTLSDYLKRTYGCKVYKLSLQSGCTCPNRDGTVGNGGCTFCSEGGSGDFAAFFLTKDKNGNSISIEENIDRQIEAAKEKVAAKLKGKDHKYIAYFQSFTNTYGNPAILEKIYRQALLHPEIVALSIGTRPDCLPDEILVMLESLRNEYKKDIWIELGLQTINEDTARHFRRGYELPVFEDAYRRLKEKGFTVIVHVILGLPGESEEDMLATVGYLAELSPRLDGIKLQLLHVLKGTDLAKEFEETGFHVFTLEEYCDLVVKCLKLLPKDIVVHRITGDGPKRLLIAPLWSANKKLVLNTLNKAIAEA; from the coding sequence ATGAATATAAACACTTTATCTGATTATTTAAAAAGAACATATGGATGCAAGGTTTACAAATTGTCGCTTCAATCCGGTTGTACTTGTCCTAATCGAGATGGGACTGTGGGAAATGGTGGGTGCACGTTCTGTTCGGAAGGAGGGTCTGGGGATTTTGCGGCTTTTTTTCTGACGAAGGATAAGAATGGCAATTCCATTTCTATAGAAGAAAATATCGACAGGCAGATTGAAGCTGCAAAGGAAAAGGTGGCAGCCAAGCTTAAGGGGAAGGATCATAAGTATATAGCCTATTTTCAGTCGTTTACAAATACTTATGGGAATCCGGCAATCTTAGAAAAGATTTATAGACAGGCTTTGTTACATCCTGAGATTGTCGCTTTGTCTATTGGGACAAGGCCGGATTGTCTTCCGGACGAGATTTTGGTGATGCTGGAATCGCTTCGGAATGAGTACAAAAAGGATATCTGGATCGAGCTTGGGCTTCAGACTATTAATGAAGACACGGCACGGCACTTTAGAAGGGGATATGAGCTGCCTGTATTTGAAGATGCTTATAGAAGGTTAAAAGAAAAAGGCTTTACTGTCATAGTTCATGTGATATTGGGACTTCCGGGAGAAAGTGAAGAGGATATGCTTGCAACTGTAGGATATCTGGCAGAATTATCACCGAGGCTTGATGGTATAAAACTTCAGCTTTTACATGTGCTTAAGGGAACTGATCTTGCAAAAGAATTTGAAGAGACTGGTTTTCATGTTTTTACGCTTGAGGAATACTGCGATTTAGTGGTCAAGTGTTTGAAGCTTCTTCCTAAAGATATCGTAGTTCACAGGATAACAGGAGACGGACCAAAAAGGCTGCTGATTGCGCCCTTATGGTCCGCCAATAAAAAGCTGGTTCTTAATACACTTAATAAAGCTATTGCTGAAGCGTGA
- a CDS encoding DUF6145 family protein: MSNKDFDNNEIKENKDGMAPDQVDEEIHSETLEGQKREPQHLIINKETGKVINAKTGEEVQTIDIVTEDGMLGSVSASGRIVLCGANAYEEKYYFNPLFRKVPESIQKELRIICVLYTQNAGGVFTIEFEEDGTITMETNADEEDITYDEVSAGLLIGEIRRQRQDLFKALETYYKVIVLHHDISELLNEDETDDED; encoded by the coding sequence ATGAGTAATAAAGATTTTGATAACAATGAGATAAAAGAAAATAAGGACGGTATGGCTCCTGATCAGGTAGATGAAGAGATTCATTCAGAGACCCTTGAAGGTCAGAAGAGAGAGCCTCAGCATCTTATCATCAATAAGGAAACCGGTAAGGTTATAAATGCAAAGACAGGTGAAGAGGTTCAGACTATAGATATCGTTACTGAAGATGGAATGCTTGGTTCTGTATCTGCAAGTGGAAGGATCGTCCTTTGCGGTGCCAATGCTTACGAAGAGAAGTATTACTTCAATCCTCTTTTCCGTAAGGTACCTGAGAGTATCCAGAAAGAGCTTCGTATTATCTGTGTTCTCTATACACAGAATGCCGGCGGCGTCTTTACTATTGAATTTGAAGAAGACGGAACCATTACGATGGAGACTAATGCCGACGAAGAAGATATCACTTATGATGAAGTAAGTGCAGGACTTCTTATTGGAGAGATAAGAAGACAGCGTCAGGATCTTTTCAAGGCACTTGAAACATATTACAAAGTTATAGTGCTTCATCATGATATATCAGAGCTTCTTAATGAAGATGAAACGGATGATGAGGACTAA
- the lysS gene encoding lysine--tRNA ligase — protein sequence MADNNQQNKGAAPAEEQDVGRLRQVRRDKLKELQDAGKDPFQIVKYDQTHHTQEIRDNVEKLETVLEVGEDGRTITPSRESVPAEKIVSIAGRMMSKRVMGKASFCNIQDRDGRMQVYVSRNDLGDEAYAEFKRMDIGDIVGIKGFVFKTKTGELSVHAFELTLLSKSLMPLPEKFHGLTDTETRYRQRYVDLVMNEEVKETFKKRSAILREIRNFLSGRDFMEVETPMLVENAGGAAARPFITHYNALGEDRKLRISLELYLKRLIVGGMERVYEIGRVFRNEGTDPRHNPEFTLMELYQAYTDYEGMMELTESMFRYLAETVCGTTQITYGDKVIDLGKPFKRLTMSDAVKEYAGVDFETIESAEAAIALAKEKGLEIEPGHDTKGDILNLFFEEFCEDKMIQPTFIMDHPVEISPLTKRKPSDPSKVERFELYINGWEMCNAYSELNDPIDQRERFKAQDALAAAGDEEANHTDEDFLNAMEIGMPPTGGIGYGIDRLCMLLTNAPSIRDVLLWPALKSLDPSARKAAEAAEESTGFFTPNNKIDFSKVNVEPMFEEDVDFETFSKSDFRAVKVKACEAVAKSKKLLQFTLDDGTGKDRTILSGIHAYYEPEELVGKTLIAITNLPPRAMMGIESNGMLLSAVHTEEGEEKLHLLMVDNHIPAGAKLY from the coding sequence ATGGCAGATAACAATCAGCAGAACAAGGGCGCAGCGCCCGCAGAAGAGCAGGACGTAGGAAGGCTTCGTCAGGTAAGACGTGATAAGCTTAAGGAATTACAGGATGCCGGTAAGGATCCTTTCCAGATAGTTAAATACGATCAGACACATCACACACAGGAAATCCGTGATAATGTTGAAAAACTTGAGACAGTTCTTGAAGTTGGAGAAGATGGAAGAACAATCACTCCTTCAAGAGAGTCTGTTCCTGCAGAGAAGATCGTATCAATCGCAGGCCGTATGATGTCCAAGCGTGTAATGGGTAAGGCATCTTTCTGCAATATCCAGGATAGAGACGGACGTATGCAGGTATATGTATCACGTAACGACCTTGGCGATGAAGCATATGCTGAGTTCAAGCGTATGGATATCGGTGATATCGTAGGAATCAAGGGTTTTGTTTTCAAGACTAAGACTGGTGAGCTTTCAGTTCATGCATTCGAGCTTACTCTTCTTTCCAAGTCTCTTATGCCACTTCCTGAGAAGTTCCATGGCCTTACAGATACAGAGACAAGATACAGACAGAGATACGTTGACCTTGTAATGAATGAGGAAGTTAAAGAGACATTCAAGAAGAGATCAGCTATCCTTCGCGAGATCCGTAACTTCTTATCAGGACGTGATTTCATGGAAGTTGAGACACCTATGCTTGTTGAAAATGCAGGTGGTGCTGCAGCAAGACCATTCATCACACACTACAACGCACTCGGAGAAGACAGAAAGCTTCGTATCTCTCTTGAGCTTTACCTTAAGAGACTTATCGTAGGTGGAATGGAAAGAGTATACGAGATTGGTCGTGTATTCCGTAACGAAGGAACAGATCCTCGTCACAATCCTGAGTTCACACTTATGGAGCTCTATCAGGCATATACAGATTATGAAGGAATGATGGAACTTACAGAGTCCATGTTCAGATATCTTGCAGAGACTGTATGTGGCACAACTCAGATCACATATGGTGATAAGGTCATCGACCTTGGTAAGCCTTTCAAGAGACTTACTATGTCAGATGCTGTTAAAGAATATGCAGGTGTTGATTTCGAGACTATCGAGTCCGCAGAAGCTGCTATAGCTCTTGCTAAGGAAAAAGGACTTGAGATCGAGCCTGGTCATGATACAAAGGGTGATATCCTTAACCTCTTCTTCGAAGAGTTCTGTGAAGACAAGATGATCCAGCCTACATTCATCATGGATCACCCTGTTGAGATCTCACCTCTTACAAAGAGAAAGCCTTCAGATCCTTCCAAGGTTGAGCGTTTCGAGCTCTACATCAATGGTTGGGAAATGTGTAACGCTTATTCAGAGCTTAACGATCCTATCGATCAGAGAGAGCGTTTCAAGGCTCAGGATGCTCTTGCAGCAGCTGGTGACGAAGAAGCTAACCACACTGATGAAGACTTCCTTAACGCTATGGAGATCGGTATGCCTCCGACAGGTGGTATCGGTTACGGTATAGACAGACTTTGCATGCTCCTTACAAATGCACCTAGCATTCGTGACGTACTTCTCTGGCCTGCACTTAAGTCACTTGATCCAAGTGCAAGAAAGGCTGCAGAAGCTGCTGAGGAGTCAACAGGTTTCTTTACACCTAACAACAAGATCGATTTCTCAAAGGTTAATGTAGAGCCTATGTTCGAAGAAGATGTTGATTTCGAGACATTCTCAAAGTCAGACTTCAGAGCAGTTAAGGTTAAGGCTTGTGAAGCTGTAGCTAAGAGCAAGAAGCTCCTTCAGTTCACACTTGATGACGGAACAGGAAAGGATAGAACAATCCTTTCAGGTATTCATGCATATTATGAGCCGGAAGAACTTGTAGGTAAGACACTTATCGCTATTACAAATCTTCCTCCTCGTGCAATGATGGGAATTGAGTCTAACGGAATGCTCCTTTCAGCTGTACACACAGAAGAAGGAGAAGAGAAGCTCCACCTTCTCATGGTTGATAACCACATTCCTGCAGGTGCAAAGTTATACTAA
- a CDS encoding LytTR family DNA-binding domain-containing protein, whose protein sequence is MKLIKTKEEFLTENYLELHYDEVDDETIGVLDRLRSALKYIEGTLDEKRVTVPLSDMFYFETVDRKTFGYTKDTCIEVKETLQGIIDDYSNAGFVRISKSSIVNLYKIKKLQGDLNMRTLIYLKNDECLVMNRGYRAEFYKALNMLQGKKG, encoded by the coding sequence ATGAAACTGATTAAGACAAAGGAAGAATTTTTAACCGAGAATTATTTGGAACTTCACTATGATGAAGTTGATGATGAGACGATTGGAGTCCTTGATAGATTACGATCTGCTCTTAAATATATAGAAGGAACGTTGGATGAAAAAAGGGTTACTGTCCCGCTTTCTGACATGTTTTACTTCGAGACCGTAGACAGGAAGACCTTTGGATATACAAAGGATACCTGTATAGAAGTCAAAGAGACCCTGCAGGGAATAATAGATGATTATTCAAACGCAGGCTTTGTTAGGATCAGCAAGTCCTCGATCGTAAACCTTTATAAGATAAAAAAGCTTCAGGGTGACCTGAATATGAGAACCCTGATATACCTTAAAAATGATGAGTGCCTTGTAATGAACAGAGGCTACAGAGCTGAATTCTACAAGGCTCTTAACATGCTCCAGGGAAAGAAGGGATAA
- a CDS encoding type III pantothenate kinase, with translation MVLVVDIGNTNFTFGVFEGKKQIATFRMMSQNTHTSDEYGIELIAMLGANGIEKEDIEGIIVASVVPQVMHAFVSALIKYLGIRPYIVGPGIKTGIKITTENPKEIGPDLIVDAVAGFELYGGPVMVIDFGTATTYEIINEKGEFFTGVISPGIRISAKALWQDTAKLPEIEIRKPSSILAKETISSMQAGLMYGQIGQTKYIISRMKEESGLTNMKVVATGGLGRMLVDDIPEIDEYNPALTLEGLRILYEKNRKVQPKESDYEDNAN, from the coding sequence CTGGTACTTGTAGTAGATATAGGAAATACAAATTTTACATTCGGAGTTTTCGAAGGCAAGAAGCAGATCGCTACTTTCCGCATGATGTCTCAGAATACACATACTTCTGATGAGTACGGAATAGAGCTTATCGCTATGCTGGGTGCTAATGGTATTGAGAAAGAAGATATCGAAGGCATCATAGTAGCCAGCGTTGTGCCTCAGGTAATGCATGCATTTGTATCAGCGCTTATCAAATATCTGGGCATAAGGCCTTACATAGTAGGTCCCGGGATCAAGACGGGTATCAAGATAACTACAGAAAATCCCAAGGAGATAGGCCCGGATCTTATAGTAGATGCTGTTGCGGGATTTGAGCTTTACGGCGGCCCTGTCATGGTCATTGACTTTGGAACAGCAACAACTTATGAGATCATTAATGAAAAGGGCGAATTCTTTACAGGTGTTATTTCACCGGGAATCAGAATTTCAGCCAAGGCTCTTTGGCAGGATACTGCCAAGCTTCCTGAGATTGAGATAAGGAAACCTTCATCAATACTGGCTAAAGAAACTATTTCAAGTATGCAGGCTGGTCTCATGTATGGACAAATCGGTCAGACCAAGTATATAATAAGCCGCATGAAAGAGGAGTCCGGTCTTACAAACATGAAAGTTGTAGCTACAGGCGGACTTGGAAGAATGCTGGTGGACGATATACCGGAGATTGATGAGTATAATCCTGCGCTTACACTTGAGGGACTTAGAATTCTTTATGAAAAGAACAGAAAAGTTCAGCCCAAGGAAAGCGATTATGAGGATAATGCAAATTAG